GTGTACCTTCAGCTAACTTTTCTCCAAAGTTTAGAACTGCAATACGATCACAAAGTTTCATAACGAGTGGCATGTCATGTTCAATAATTAGAACAGTAATACCTCTTGATTGGACCATCTTTATTAAATCATATAAACTATCTGTCTCTTTTTCATTCATACCTGCAGCTGGCTCATCTAATAATAAAAGCTTTGGATTACTTGCTAATGCTCTAGCAATCTCTAAACGCCTTTGCTGACCATAGGCTAAATTTTCAGCAATAGTATCCTTGTGCTCTAAAAGTCCAACTAAATCAAGCAATTCTTCCGCTTTTTCTTGCAACATTTTCTCTTCATTACGTTGAGTTTTTGTGCGAAACACACTACTAAACACACCTGAACGTGTTTGACTATGGCCACCTACCATAACATTGTTCAATGCAGACATTTGTGAAAAGAGTCGTATATTTTGGTATGTTCGACATATTCCTTTTTCCGTAATTTTAAACGGCTTTAATCCTGTAATATTTTCACCTTTAAAAATAATTTCACCCGATGTTGGCTCAAAAATGTTGGTAATCATATTGAACATAGTCGTTTTACCAGCACCATTTGGTCCGATTAAACCGAAAATATCACCTTCATTAATGGAAAATGAAACATCAGTCAATGCGGAGATTCCGCCAAAGTTTTTCGTAATATTTTTCACTTCAAGAACCATTAGCGTACTCCTCCTTTCGACCGGTTTCGCTTAAATTTACTAAGTACAGTTGCATCTAGAATACCTTGTGGACGAACTGCCATTAAAATAATTAAAAGAATTCCATATATGATATAACGATATTCGCTAATAAAACGTAGTACTTCAGGCATTAATGTTAAGAAGAATGCTCCGAAGACAGAACCGATTATTACTTCACTACCACCGAAGACAGTAAATATTAACACCTCTACAGCACGATGGTATGCGAAATCCGCTGGAGAAATAAAACCAACAACATGTGCAAATAAAGCTCCTGCTAACCCTGCAAAAAATGCTCCTTGGGTAAAGGAAATCACCTTGAAATAAGTAATGTTAATACCCATTGATTCCGCAGCTTTGTCATCCATTTGAATAGATGATAATGCCCTTCCTACACGTGAATTTTGCTGTCTAAATACAAACCAAAGAATTAAAATTACTAAAACTAGTAATACAATAAAAATTGATAAACTGACAAACTGGTTATTTTTCAATCCGATCGATGCAGGATCAAAGCCGAATCCACGAACAAAGTCTAAAATTTCTCTCCCCATTTGAGGGATACCTGTTAAACCGATAGAACCCTTTGTTAAAGACTCCCAGTTAATGAAAATAACTCGTATTACTTCCCCTAAACCTAATGTAGCAATGGCTAGATATACACCAGATAATCTTAGTGAAGGAATACCTACGATTACACCTAACAGACCCGCCAGGATTGCACCTACAATGACACCTACATAAATCGGGGCACCTAAATGGATTGTTAATAAAGCTGAAGTA
Above is a genomic segment from Lysinibacillus sp. PLM2 containing:
- the livG gene encoding ABC transporter ATP-binding protein, translated to MVLEVKNITKNFGGISALTDVSFSINEGDIFGLIGPNGAGKTTMFNMITNIFEPTSGEIIFKGENITGLKPFKITEKGICRTYQNIRLFSQMSALNNVMVGGHSQTRSGVFSSVFRTKTQRNEEKMLQEKAEELLDLVGLLEHKDTIAENLAYGQQRRLEIARALASNPKLLLLDEPAAGMNEKETDSLYDLIKMVQSRGITVLIIEHDMPLVMKLCDRIAVLNFGEKLAEGTPEEIQNNEAVIEAYLGKEEDEVNA
- a CDS encoding branched-chain amino acid ABC transporter permease; this translates as MLAELLNTYYLQVASFILINIMLAISVYVPLSSGQLSLGSAGFMGVGAYTSALLTIHLGAPIYVGVIVGAILAGLLGVIVGIPSLRLSGVYLAIATLGLGEVIRVIFINWESLTKGSIGLTGIPQMGREILDFVRGFGFDPASIGLKNNQFVSLSIFIVLLVLVILILWFVFRQQNSRVGRALSSIQMDDKAAESMGINITYFKVISFTQGAFFAGLAGALFAHVVGFISPADFAYHRAVEVLIFTVFGGSEVIIGSVFGAFFLTLMPEVLRFISEYRYIIYGILLIILMAVRPQGILDATVLSKFKRNRSKGGVR